The Panulirus ornatus isolate Po-2019 chromosome 5, ASM3632096v1, whole genome shotgun sequence genome includes a window with the following:
- the LOC139748608 gene encoding uncharacterized protein isoform X4, giving the protein MFRSSSAPSLLEKFGRALWGRDRREATPSPPPDHPLHRAQLQADMVPSPAAYTPTSDPDELSSSWPDPRQPPSRRVVGRTRSASLGQGGKKTRPSTATLKRPKVLDVNLKNAVDMSEMTRSMVDQLILSRDQQSGSSDYSSDFTSSSPSSMGSKSPFDDSGDSEGEPRRMRPSTMRLPRPSRNIAVPVITSSSSRPTKKTSSLRNFIPRGRRRHLEEVFMGPRNKVKIPEPCQTCGKEENPERFHSHPLHMQRFKPKLEDRGKARNTSKMVVTKPTALKFKSRTLDEDKKAANKKNKLRPPQGGHRKSHSVDSSPSLAKKAEDRGKKVHLKKFMQNQKASIGKGRKDFNVEIYEGDIALTPRSENGISPLSERKREVTLKQNGDSGRGVANQRASHPPRTMGKIEEEGESGSESRSNTGSSRTNKQATTPSAPTLVCYICGREFGSRSLPIHQPQCLEKWKRENERLPKHRQRPLPQEPTGPLTHDEWNEYAWKTAQVTKSGGRRRSEARECGQASLPPQQQQQQEEEQDPPHEPEDFLAQLVPCEWCGRTFFPERLEVHQRGCKPPPGAAKKTQRNRPDSSGTLFNASLNVAKPTVVCYICGREFGTMSISIHEPQCLRKWKLQNDNLPASLQRPEPRKPEPVYDDEGNIDREAMAEAAWKTHLESLVKCEKCGRTFFPDRLMVHQKSCMREA; this is encoded by the exons GGACAGGCGTGAGGCCACACCATCGCCGCCCCCCGACCACCCTCTGCACCGGGCGCAGCTCCAGGCAGACATGGTGCCCTCGCCCGCCGCCTACACTCCAACCTCCGACCCGGACGAGCTCAGTTCCTCATGGCCCGACCcccgccagcctccctcccgACGGGTCGTCGGTCGCACCCGCTCGGCTTCCCTGGGCCAGGGAGGCAAGAAGACCCGGCCCTCCACTGCCACGCTGAAGAGACCTAAG gtgctGGACGTGAACCTGAAGAATGCCGTGGACATGAGCGAGATGACCCGCAGTATGGTGGACCAGCTGATCCTTTCCCGCGACCAGCAGTCCGGCTCCAGCGACTACTCCAGCGACTTCACGTCGTCCTCGCCCTCCTCCATGGGCAGCAAGAGCCCCTTCGACGACTCCGGCGACTCTGAGGGCGAGCCCAGGAGG ATGCGGCCGTCCACGATGCGACTACCTCGACCCTCCCGCAACATCGCCGTCCctgtcatcacctcctcctcctcccgccccacgAAGAAGACCTCCTCCCTCAGGAATTTTATACCAAGGGGCCGACGGCGCCACTTGGAAGAGGTGTTCATGGGACCAAGGAATAAAGTCAAG ATCCCAGAGCCGTGCCAAACGTGTGGGAAGGAGGAGAACCCGGAGCGGTTCCACAGCCACCCGCTGCACATGCAACGCTTCAAGCCCAAGCTGGAGGACCGGGGCAAGGCCAGGAACACCAGCAAGATGGTCGTGACCAAGCCCACCGCCCTCAAGTTCAAGAGCAGGACCCTGGACGAGGACAAGAAGGCAGCGAACAAGAAGAACAAGTTGAGGCCGCCCCAGGGCGGGCACAGGAAGTCTCACAGTGTGGACAGTTCGCCATCCCTGGCGAAAAAGGCCGAGGACAGAGGGAAGAAAGTACACCTGAAAAAGTTCATGCAGAATCAGAAGGCTTCCATAGGAAAGGGACGGAAAGATTTTAACGTGGAAATATACGAGGGGGACATTGCCCTGACTCCGAGAAGTGAAAATGGTATCAGTCCGTTatctgaaagaaaacgggaggttaCGTTAAAGCAGAACGGTGATAGTGGTAGAGGGGTAGCCAATCAGAGAGCGTCACATCCTCCTCGAACCATGGGTAAGatcgaggaggagggtgagagcgGATCTGAGTCTCGGAGTAACACGGGGTCATCCCGCACCAACAAACAGGCCACGACGCCCTCGGCGCCCACGCTCGTCTGCTACATCTGCGGGCGGGAGTTCGGCAGCCggtccctccccatccaccagcCCCAATGTCTGGAG AAGTGGAAGCGGGAGAACGAGCGATTGCCTAAGCATCGGCAGCGACCCCTCCCTCAGGAGCCGACGGGCCCCCTGACGCACGACGAGTGGAACGAGTACGCCTGGAAGACCGCCCAG GTGACGAAGTCTGGCGGTAGGAGGCGGTCGGAGGCGAGGGAGTGTGGCCAGGCAAGCCTTccgccccagcagcagcagcagcaggaggaggagcaagacccGCCACACGAGCCCGAGGACTTCCTG GCTCAGCTTGTTCCGTGTGAGTGGTGTGGCCGAACTTTCTTCCCCGAGCGTCTGGAAGTCCACCAGCGAGGATGCAAACCACCACCAGGAGCCGCCAAGAAGACCCAGCGG AATCGTCCGGACTCATCAGGAACCCTCTTCAATGCATCACTGAATGTGGCCAAGCCTACTGTTGTATGTTACATCTGTGGTCGTGAGTTTGGCACCATGTCCATCAGCATCCATGAACCGCAGTGTCTCAGGAAGTGGAAACTACAGAATGACAACCTTCCAGCCAGCCTCCAGCGACCTGAACCCCGCAAGCCTGAGCCTGTGTATGATG ATGA
- the LOC139748608 gene encoding uncharacterized protein isoform X6 produces the protein MVPSPAAYTPTSDPDELSSSWPDPRQPPSRRVVGRTRSASLGQGGKKTRPSTATLKRPKVLDVNLKNAVDMSEMTRSMVDQLILSRDQQSGSSDYSSDFTSSSPSSMGSKSPFDDSGDSEGEPRRMRPSTMRLPRPSRNIAVPVITSSSSRPTKKTSSLRNFIPRGRRRHLEEVFMGPRNKVKIPEPCQTCGKEENPERFHSHPLHMQRFKPKLEDRGKARNTSKMVVTKPTALKFKSRTLDEDKKAANKKNKLRPPQGGHRKSHSVDSSPSLAKKAEDRGKKVHLKKFMQNQKASIGKGRKDFNVEIYEGDIALTPRSENGISPLSERKREVTLKQNGDSGRGVANQRASHPPRTMGKIEEEGESGSESRSNTGSSRTNKQATTPSAPTLVCYICGREFGSRSLPIHQPQCLEKWKRENERLPKHRQRPLPQEPTGPLTHDEWNEYAWKTAQVTKSGGRRRSEARECGQASLPPQQQQQQEEEQDPPHEPEDFLAQLVPCEWCGRTFFPERLEVHQRGCKPPPGAAKKTQRNRPDSSGTLFNASLNVAKPTVVCYICGREFGTMSISIHEPQCLRKWKLQNDNLPASLQRPEPRKPEPVYDDEGNIDREAMAEAAWKTHLESLVKCEKCGRTFFPDRLMVHQKSCMREA, from the exons ATGGTGCCCTCGCCCGCCGCCTACACTCCAACCTCCGACCCGGACGAGCTCAGTTCCTCATGGCCCGACCcccgccagcctccctcccgACGGGTCGTCGGTCGCACCCGCTCGGCTTCCCTGGGCCAGGGAGGCAAGAAGACCCGGCCCTCCACTGCCACGCTGAAGAGACCTAAG gtgctGGACGTGAACCTGAAGAATGCCGTGGACATGAGCGAGATGACCCGCAGTATGGTGGACCAGCTGATCCTTTCCCGCGACCAGCAGTCCGGCTCCAGCGACTACTCCAGCGACTTCACGTCGTCCTCGCCCTCCTCCATGGGCAGCAAGAGCCCCTTCGACGACTCCGGCGACTCTGAGGGCGAGCCCAGGAGG ATGCGGCCGTCCACGATGCGACTACCTCGACCCTCCCGCAACATCGCCGTCCctgtcatcacctcctcctcctcccgccccacgAAGAAGACCTCCTCCCTCAGGAATTTTATACCAAGGGGCCGACGGCGCCACTTGGAAGAGGTGTTCATGGGACCAAGGAATAAAGTCAAG ATCCCAGAGCCGTGCCAAACGTGTGGGAAGGAGGAGAACCCGGAGCGGTTCCACAGCCACCCGCTGCACATGCAACGCTTCAAGCCCAAGCTGGAGGACCGGGGCAAGGCCAGGAACACCAGCAAGATGGTCGTGACCAAGCCCACCGCCCTCAAGTTCAAGAGCAGGACCCTGGACGAGGACAAGAAGGCAGCGAACAAGAAGAACAAGTTGAGGCCGCCCCAGGGCGGGCACAGGAAGTCTCACAGTGTGGACAGTTCGCCATCCCTGGCGAAAAAGGCCGAGGACAGAGGGAAGAAAGTACACCTGAAAAAGTTCATGCAGAATCAGAAGGCTTCCATAGGAAAGGGACGGAAAGATTTTAACGTGGAAATATACGAGGGGGACATTGCCCTGACTCCGAGAAGTGAAAATGGTATCAGTCCGTTatctgaaagaaaacgggaggttaCGTTAAAGCAGAACGGTGATAGTGGTAGAGGGGTAGCCAATCAGAGAGCGTCACATCCTCCTCGAACCATGGGTAAGatcgaggaggagggtgagagcgGATCTGAGTCTCGGAGTAACACGGGGTCATCCCGCACCAACAAACAGGCCACGACGCCCTCGGCGCCCACGCTCGTCTGCTACATCTGCGGGCGGGAGTTCGGCAGCCggtccctccccatccaccagcCCCAATGTCTGGAG AAGTGGAAGCGGGAGAACGAGCGATTGCCTAAGCATCGGCAGCGACCCCTCCCTCAGGAGCCGACGGGCCCCCTGACGCACGACGAGTGGAACGAGTACGCCTGGAAGACCGCCCAG GTGACGAAGTCTGGCGGTAGGAGGCGGTCGGAGGCGAGGGAGTGTGGCCAGGCAAGCCTTccgccccagcagcagcagcagcaggaggaggagcaagacccGCCACACGAGCCCGAGGACTTCCTG GCTCAGCTTGTTCCGTGTGAGTGGTGTGGCCGAACTTTCTTCCCCGAGCGTCTGGAAGTCCACCAGCGAGGATGCAAACCACCACCAGGAGCCGCCAAGAAGACCCAGCGG AATCGTCCGGACTCATCAGGAACCCTCTTCAATGCATCACTGAATGTGGCCAAGCCTACTGTTGTATGTTACATCTGTGGTCGTGAGTTTGGCACCATGTCCATCAGCATCCATGAACCGCAGTGTCTCAGGAAGTGGAAACTACAGAATGACAACCTTCCAGCCAGCCTCCAGCGACCTGAACCCCGCAAGCCTGAGCCTGTGTATGATG ATGA